The Bacteroidales bacterium genomic interval ATGATTGAATGATTGGATGATTGGATGATTGAATGATTGGATGATTGGATGATTGAATGAAGAATATTCTGGCAGATTGCCAACTGTCCTTTGCTTACCTGCCAACTTGTTAAATGGAGGCTGAGCAAAAAGTTTAAGGTTTGAGGTTGGGAAACCAAATTTCCTGTAAGTAAAACAATAAAATTAAGTATTAAACCCTTTTAAAGGAGATAATCAAATATAAATTTGTAATTTTAGCCTGCAATGATTGACAGATTTACCCTAATAAAAGAGTTAAAAAAATATCTCAGGAGCCATCTTGGTGATTATATCAAGGATATCATTTTATTTGGATCGCAAGCGACCGGTACTTCCAGTGAAGAATCAGATTACGATATTTTAATTATCGTTCAAAGCAAACCTGACAGAGATTTAAAAAGAAAAATATCTGATTATTGCTATGATATTGAGTTAAAGCATAACATCATTCTGGATACTCATGTACTTTCCAGGGACGAATTAAATGAGATTCGCGGAAAACAGCCTGTTTTTCAAAATGCAATTAAGGAAGGAATATATGCATGACGCTTAATCAAAAGGATGATTTCATTAAAAAAGAATCTGACCAATAGACTTATAATTTAAATACAACCATGTATTACATACTATTCTACAAAACCGTTGAAGATTATATTGAAAAGCGGGCGCCTTACCGCAGCGAACATCTACAACTGGTGCAGGAAGCCCATAGCAGGGACGAAATTGTTATGGCCGGCGCCTTCGATGAACCCGCTGATGGGGCCATCCTTGTTTTTAAGGGAGAAAGTCCGGAAAAAGTGAAGGAGTTTGTGCAAAACGACCCGTATGTAAACAACGGGCTGATCAAAGAAT includes:
- a CDS encoding YciI family protein, giving the protein MYYILFYKTVEDYIEKRAPYRSEHLQLVQEAHSRDEIVMAGAFDEPADGAILVFKGESPEKVKEFVQNDPYVNNGLIKEWYVRKWNVVVGGE
- a CDS encoding nucleotidyltransferase domain-containing protein; translated protein: MIDRFTLIKELKKYLRSHLGDYIKDIILFGSQATGTSSEESDYDILIIVQSKPDRDLKRKISDYCYDIELKHNIILDTHVLSRDELNEIRGKQPVFQNAIKEGIYA